In Procambarus clarkii isolate CNS0578487 chromosome 6, FALCON_Pclarkii_2.0, whole genome shotgun sequence, one DNA window encodes the following:
- the LOC138354960 gene encoding keratin, type I cytoskeletal 9-like, with the protein MKMLLITAGVVLLVASSRAEGGLHGVGGGGVHGGVSGGSFGGHGGSSGFSRGGFGGSHIGFGRPHGGFGSSHGGFGGSQGGFGGSKFIVSGSHGGGFVGSHRGGFGGSHGGGFGGSHRSGFGGSRGAGFGVSHGGGFGGSHGGGFGGSHGGGFGGSHGGFVGISHSGRGGRKHG; encoded by the exons ATG AAGATGTTGTTGATAACGGCGGGTGTTGTCCTGCTGGTGGCGTCCTCCAGGGCAGAAGGAGGCCTCCACGGGGTCGGTGGAGGCGGGGTTCATGGAGGCGTCTCCGGTGGTTCGTTTGGTGGACACGGAGGTTCATCTGGGTTCTCCAGGGGCGGCTTTGGCGGATCCCATATCGGCTTTGGCCGACCCCATGGTGGCTTTGGGAGTTCTCACGGAGGCTTCGGCGGATCCCAGGGTGGATTTGGGGGTTCCAAGTTTATTGTTAGCGGCTCCCACGGTGGTGGATTTGTCGGCTCCCACCGCGGTGGATTTGGCGGCTCCCACGGAGGTGGATTTGGCGGCTCCCATCGTAGTGGATTTGGCGGCTCCCGCGGTGCTGGATTTGGCGTGTCCCACGGTGGTGGATTTGGCGGCTCCCACGGAGGTGGATTTGGCGGCTCCCACGGTGGTGGATTTGGCGGCTCCCACGGAGGTTTCGTTGGCATTTCCCACAGTGGTCGGGGTGGGCGTAAACATGGTTGA
- the LOC123753129 gene encoding uncharacterized protein, with protein sequence MTLLVITAAAALLVGSCKAGGAYYSARSLGGFSGGQVGGFGGGLSSGGLGGFGGGLSSGGLGGFGGGLSSGGHGGFGGGLSSGGLGGFGGGLSSGGFGGGFSGLGHGIKVSPGIGGLVKSSTSLGLGHGGSLGGIGGYSSIGGHGGSLGGIGGSLGGIGGSLGGHGGSLGGIGGSIKGHGGSLGGIGGSLGGIGGSIKGHGGSLGGIGGSLGGIGGSIKGHGGSLGGIGGSLGGIGGSLGGIGGSIKGHGGSLGGIGGSLGGHGGSFGGIGGSLGGHGGSFGGIGGSIKSHGGSFGGHGVRGGLYG encoded by the exons ATG ACGTTGCTGGTGATCACCGCGGCCGCTGCCCTTCTGGTGGGCTCCTGCAAAGCTGGTGGAGCCTACTACAGTGCCCGGTCTCTAGGAGGGTTCTCCGGTGGACAAGTCGGTGGCTTCGGAGGTGGCTTGTCCTCCGGCGGTCTTGGAGGCTTCGGCGGTGGCTTGTCCTCCGGCGGTCTTGGGGGCTTCGGAGGTGGCTTGTCCTCCGGCGGTCATGGGGGCTTCGGAGGTGGCTTGTCCTCCGGCGGTCTTGGGGGCTTCGGAGGTGGCTTGTCCTCCGGCGGCTTTGGCGGAGGATTCTCCGGCTTGGGTCATGGTATCAAGGTTTCTCCCGGCATCGGGGGACTCGTTAAGTCGTCTACCAGCCTTGGCTTGGGTCACGGAGGCTCCTTGGGAGGTATTGGAGGTTACAGCTCCATCGGTGGCCACGGAGGATCCTTGGGAGGTATTGGTGGTTCCTTGGGAGGAATTGGTGGTTCTCTAGGTGGCCACGGAGGTTCCTTGGGAGGTATTGGAGGTTCCATCAAAGGCCACGGTGGTTCCTTGGGAGGAATTGGCGGTTCCTTGGGAGGTATTGGAGGTTCCATCAAAGGTCACGGTGGTTCCTTGGGAGGAATTGGTGGTTCCTTGGGAGGTATTGGAGGTTCCATCAAAGGTCACGGTGGTTCCTTGGGAGGAATTGGTGGTTCCTTGGGAGGTATTGGTGGTTCCTTGGGAGGTATTGGAGGTTCCATCAAAGGCCACGGAGGTTCCTTGGGAGGAATTGGCGGTTCTCTCGGTGGCCACGGAGGTTCCTTCGGTGGAATTGGAGGTTCTCTTGGTGGCCATGGAGGTTCCTTCGGAGGTATTGGAGGTTCCATCAAAAGCCACGGTGGTTCCTTTGGAGGCCACGGTGTGCGTGGTGGCCTCTATGGTTGA
- the LOC138353116 gene encoding uncharacterized protein, which produces MNLFLITVSSALLVGCSAGGLYGGGGGHIGGGHIGGGHIGGGHIGGGHIGGGHFGGGHISGGHLGGLGGIGGGYRRGHGAVIIPAIGGLVSSKTTYGFGGGHGFGGGLGGFGGGHGIGGGFGGGLGGFGGGHGIGGGYGGGHGIGGGFGGGLGGFGGGHGIGGGFGGGHGIGGGFGGHGGGLYGRRYG; this is translated from the exons ATG AATCTATTTTTGATCACCGTAAGTTCGGCCCTCTTGGTGGGCTGCAGTGCTGGTGGTCTCTAcggaggtggaggtggacacaTCGGCGGCGGACACATCGGCGGTGGACACATCGGCGGCGGACACATCGGCGGTGGACACATCGGTGGTGGACACTTTGGAGGTGGACACATCAGCGGTGGTCATCTAGGAGGACTTGGCGGTATCGGTGGTGGTTATCGCAGGGGTCACGGAGCAGTTATCATCCCAGCCATCGGGGGCCTAGTTAGTTCCAAAACTACCTACGGCTTTGGAGGCGGTCATGGCTTCGGAGGTGGCCTTGGTGGATTTGGAGGCGGCCATGGCATCGGTGGTGGCTTTGGAGGTGGCCTTGGTGGCTTCGGAGGCGGCCATGGCATCGGTGGTGGCTACGGAGGCGGCCATGGCATCGGTGGTGGCTTTGGAGGTGGCCTTGGTGGCTTTGGAGGCGGCCATGGCATCGGTGGTGGCTTCGGAGGCGGCCATGGCATCGGTGGTGGCTTTGGAGGTCATGGTGGTGGTTTGTACGGTCGTAGGTATGGATAA
- the LOC123753139 gene encoding uncharacterized protein encodes MNLFLITVSSALLVGCSAGGLYGGGGGHIGGGHIGGGHIGGGHIGGGHIGGGHIGGGHLGGHGGIGGGYRRGHGAVIIPAIGGLVSSKTIYGIGGGHGIGGGIGGGFGGGIGGGFGGGIGGGFGGGIGGGFGGGIGGHGGGLYGRRYG; translated from the exons ATG AATCTGTTTTTGATCACCGTAAGTTCGGCCCTCTTGGTGGGCTGCAGTGCTGGTGGTCTCTAcggaggtggaggtggacacaTCGGCGGTGGACACATCGGCGGTGGACACATCGGCGGTGGACACATCGGCGGTGGACACATCGGTGGTGGACACATAGGTGGTGGTCATCTAGGAGGACATGGCGGAATTGGTGGTGGTTATCGCAGGGGTCACGGAGCAGTTATCATCCCAGCCATCGGGGGCCTAGTTAGCTCCAAAACTATCTACGGTATTGGAGGCGGTCATGGCATCGGAGGCGGCATTGGAGGTGGCTTTGGAGGCGGCATTGGAGGTGGCTTTGGAGGCGGCATTGGAGGTGGCTTTGGAGGCGGCATTGGAGGTGGATTTGGAGGAGGCATTGGTGGTCATGGTGGCGGTTTGTATGGTCGCAGGTATGGATAA
- the LOC138355346 gene encoding uncharacterized protein: MTTNASSDAFSTSKSASKAASNAASKATSNAATKAASDAMATSNSSTDSFAASKAVGSLGAYEATDGWDDDCSVTLAITTTDVSAADVSTADVSTADVSTSDVSTSDVSTADVSTSDVSTSTSVETTSTAAHQEGRTYGDQKQILRKDNIHFNNKHCQHVNTTV; this comes from the coding sequence ATGACCACCAATGCCTCCTCCGATGCCTTTTCCACCTCCAAATCCGCCTCCAAAGCCGCCTCCAATGCCGCCTCCAAAGCCACCTCCAATGCCGCCACCAAAGCCGCCTCCGAtgccatggccacctccaatTCCTCCACCGATTCCTTTGCCGCCTCCAAAGCCGTAGGTAGTCTTGGAGCTTACGAGGCCACCGATGGCTGGGATGATGACTGCTCCGTGACCCTTGCGATAACCACCACCGATGTGTCCGCCGCCGATGTGTCCACCGCCGATGTGTCCACCGCCGATGTGTCCACCTCCGATGTGTCCACCTCCGATGTGTCCACCGCCGATGTGTCCACCTCCGAtgtgtccacctccacctccgTAGAGACCACCAGCACTGCAGCCCACCAAGAGGGCCGAACTTACGGTGATCAAAAACAGATTCTGAGGAAGGACAATATACACTTTAACAACAAACATTGTCAACACGTCAATACAACAGTATAA